The window ACAATATATCATAACTCAAAGTCTACTTCCAAATTAGAATATCTGATGCAAAAGGAATCATCTGACAAGTCTGGTGCCTAAAGCTCTTTAAGAATCTTTTCAATGTTCTTCTCCATGTTGCTCATCAAGTCTAAGATCTTGAACACACTAAAACTTTGAAACTGCTGATAACACACAGATTCCCTGGTCTTACCTAAAACACTCATACAAATACAATCAAAAGACATAGAAAATAGACAAGATAtcacacatgcatacaagatatGAAATAATTAAACCCTAACAATGTTTTTGAATTTATCCAACCATCAATGAAACAGACAagggagaaaatagaaaaacaatcctaagatcACCAAGCACCGCTACACatccccggcaacggtgccaatTTTTTATTTCGTCGTGAAAACGAtatcaaaagaatttaagtaTTGAACCCCCTCTAACTATACTAATGTagtatagaaatgactcaggtcgtcttccaacgaaagcaacgataggatggtaatctaggattgtatgctATTCCtatttttgagatttttaatatgaaaatgggggttttagattttgattctaaatctaacaaatgataagcaaagcaagtaggaaactaatctagtgttggaatgaaatctaactaagtgcaaATAATTAATCtacaacgcattgtcacactatgctatggattaactatcaacacaattaaactaaggaatgaaatgacaaagcattaaatgaaatctaatctaataaatgaaagacaatgcaagtaataaaagctaagtctaacctaactaTAATTACAGAAAATACAAAACAACATGAAATAAAGTAAGCATTTAACGAACCCtaaagcattaaagaaatctaatctaacctaacctaattgcattcaatcaaaactagaatttaataaaattgaaagaacaagacaaagtaagaattaaacaaactaaaatgcatcaaattaaacctaactaaTGGTTGAAGCAATTGATCAAACACATTGCGTGCATGAAACTAATTAAGCATAATATGTGCAATTTAAATATGGGGAATTAAGTTTGATACAAGCATTCAATAAAAAGCATCAACACAAGTAAATTGACACAATtaacagaattaaactaagaaatCTAAACCACAATCTATTCATCCACTTCGATACCAAGGACTACCCTAGCTGTCACGCAAGGGCCCGGCGATCGAACCCCGAACTCCAATGAACAATAGCACTATGCAGGACTGTTGCACAGTTCGACAATGACGAGGATGATACGAATCTTCCACCGATGAACCCCCTCGGATGTAAGTTGATCGAAAATGGAGATGCTGTGAAATGGGATGAACCGTCGTCGCTGCCTCCTTGCTCTGCCACTTGCTAGACGGAATCGAACGATGGAGATCACACCAAAGAACCCCTCCGGCGAGGTGGATGAACGGAGTCACTGCCGAAGCCTACCGTCGCCTAGAAGAGTCTACTGTCACTTGCCGCtagaatcaagaagaagaagaagaactgtGGAAGGGTCGGCCGGCGAcagtgaagagaagaagagggaaagCCGTTGACCGGTGGTGATGAAGGAAGAAGGGGGAAGGCGGAGCCGGTGAAGCTTGTCGCGTGCCCTAACCCCAAAAATCGCAAGTAGAGATTCCTCGGGTCCCTGTTCGGGCTTGAGAGAAAAAGGGTAAGGTTAATGGGTTATTGGATTTTGGTTTTGGTTGATGGGATCTAGATCCATTAAGAGGATGAAATTGGGCTTTTGGAAGGGGCTTTAAGAGTGGGCTTGAGGATGGGGTTGGGTTTTTGAAATTAGACTTGGAATTACATTGAATTGGAACTCCACTTCTTGATGAACCCTTGGATTATTTGATCCTGATCAACGGCCTAGATGCTTCCCTACAAAACAAGATGCACCTTTTAGATAAAATCctagaaaatataggaaaaattatatcAAGACTCTAAATAGATATCAACTCacaaaatatgatataaatacgGAATTAAACATACGAGAgggtaaaaatgctaagtataatAGCCAAAATATCatataaaaatgctagttatcaactccctcatacttattcttgctcgtctcgagcaaatcaacaaaagaagaaaacaacTAAAATGCATTCCTCTAGCAATTCTCAATCATGCTTTAGAACATAGTGAAAAAAAAGTTACCTACGATTGTCAAATCTTAAAGACAAgcattcatggattcaattcatacactaATTGACAAACACGATAATTTCAATCCATACTAGATAAACTAAAAATGATAATGAAATAACATCACAAGATAAGTAATGGTGGCTCTCCTATTATATAAatgcaatagtggagctcactcaagctactcatggatTCATGCACTACCATATGATTGCTTTGCTTCTGatctccaccactatatacataagagtgcacaataaaataatgaagacaTTATTATAAATGTAAGGAAAACAtgaatcaaagcaaatgatagtgTAAGAAAAACAATAAGAAAGATTAAGTAAGGTaatggtggaagacatggatatattggaatgttacatagatgagtacaagtaagcaatgcccaaaaatatttctcatccaaacttccaagctagctttaaaaactcaataaaaatgtgaacaatctTTACTATAACTTTTACAATAAAAATcgactcatgatatacaatagaATTCAAAtgttgctacaataaagattgtcactcacaaaaattctaccacaaacaaattcaaaatagaaCATGTTAAAATTTTTTCATAAATCCAATAAATATGTAGACAACATCTACTATAGCTTTCAATAAAAATtcactcatgatatacaataaaatctacatattgctacaataaagattgtctctcCCAAAAATTCTATCACAAAGAAATACAAAATGGCACAACatgtcaaatattttttttcctttttttttccttcttttgtttcttacattttttatttttttttcatttgtttttttttcatttatgatttgttttttttccttttccctttttttcacttttttttcaacatgttgtgcatcactatacaacatcatcaatagctcagAAAAAGATAAATAGCATGGTATATCTATGGTGATaaagcatggttcacctatgcttccCCTAAATTCTACTAAGCTATTTCTCTCTGGAATTGAACCATCCCTTTTCTCGGACCTAAATAGAGACATTTATAGGGATGACATTAGGACGGGTTGAAACCCGGCCCCATAACAAACCTGTCCTGGCGGGGCGAGTTTAAACCCACCTAAACGGGTCTTAAGGTGGATCCAGGGCGGGTCCCGAGTTTAATGGGGCCTGCCCGGACCCACCccgtataatatttttttattaattattaattgaataaaaattgataattaatttttaattgaatcaaAATTGAAACATTTTAATTTGtgataatatttttttgttaCAAAATATTATTAATGTAAATGTCGAaaataaatttaatgtttaattaatttttaaaaaattttatttgtatttttaaaaattataaacctAGCGAGTTTGACCTAGATCCGCCCCGGTCACCGGGTTCGCGGGTCCAAAGGGAGGCGGGGCAGGTCCAAAGGGAGGTGGGGCGGGTCTCGAGTTTGGCCAAACCCATCTCAACCTGGAGATGCTGCCATCCCTAGTGATcccgtccggaatctgagtcagacgaaggccgGCTACGCTGTCGCTGGCGTTGACGGAGGGTGACTAAGACCCTGCGCTGGCACAGTACTTCGGGAGGGGTTCTCGCGAACCGCTGGCAGGAGGTGATGACAAGGATGACGATGCGAGAGCTCTCTGCCCACACTTAGACAGGCACATGGAacattagagaccaagaaccaggaaaaaagtccccggagcaggccctccgacactcaagtcaggtactttttcctcaGAAGAACCGTAAAATGCAGAAAAATCAAGTAGAAGACAGATGCGAAAAAGTTCGTGAGCGTACCTGTGCAAGGGAGAGAACgttcctttttatatgacaatacGTACCTTCTGGAGACTGACCCTTGTCAGAGGTTGTCGGGTGTCAGAGCTTGTCGAGTGGTGGAGGACACGTGGCATTCCTCTATAGACGAGAAGAAGGTTCTTTCTCATAGGTGATCCCAACTGCTAGAATATTCTCTGCCATACAGTAGATATTCTCTGACAGATAGTTACGATTCCCTAACCTATTGTCGTGTAGTGCCTTTCATCCCGCCCGGGTGTGATGGAAATAACCCTGGTTAGCCTATTGAGTTCTGGTGAGCGAACTGGACTGGCCACTTCTGCCGGTCTTTATGCCTCTAATCTCGTCGAAAGTGATAAGTTTGCTCCTGTATGTTAGCCTAACAATTCCTAATCGGTAAATCCAGGTTGGTGTTGATCCTGACCGCATCCTCTATCATGCATGTCAGTCTGACAACTCCTGCTAGGTAAATCCCGATCAGGTTTGGTCCTGACCACGTCTTCTGCCATGTATTTCTACCTGACAACTCCTGCTCAGTAAATCCCGGTCAGGTTTGGTCCTGACCACGTCTTCTGCCATGTATGGCAACTTGACAACTCCTGCTCGGTAAATCCCAGTCAGGTTTGGTCCTGACCACGTCTTCTGCCATGTATGTCAGCCTGACAACTCTTGCTCGGTAAATCCCGGTCGAGTTTGGTCCTGACCGTGTCTTCTGCCATGTATGTCAGCCCGACAACTCCTGCTCGGTAAATCCCGGTCAGGTTTGGTCCTGACCGCGTCTTCTGCCATGTATGTCAGCCCGATAACTCCTGCTCGGTAAATCCTGGTCAGGTTTAGTCCTGACCACGCCCCCTGCCTCAGCTCTATTTTCTCGATCGGAAGATCCTTCCCTGGCTATATACATCGGATGGCCCCAGTGTGGGCTCTCTCCTTATATCTCTTGGACTTCTGACTGTCCTGCccccttaacttctgactgccacatacCCTTGAGTTCTGACTGCCACATACCCTTGagttctgactgtcacgtcttcttgaattctgactgtcacgtactcttgacttttgactgccacgtcttcttgacttctgactgtcacatatcattgacttctgactgtcacgtctccctgacttctgactgtcacatctTCTTGACTTCTAACTGCCACATCTTCTTGACTTCTAACTGCCACGTCTCCTTGACCAgaccctaccattatgcaccATATCACCTAGTTAGACATATATTGGGAACAAATtgatacaaaatatatataaatataaattgtcATAGAATTAAAAGAGTGTTTGATTATACCTTATAATCTTCTATATTGATTTTAGTATAGACCTTGTAATTTGGTAGGATTAAGGACTGAGATCAAACAATTCACTCAAATCCACTGTACTTGCAGTTGCGTGTATTTAATTTCTTCAATAAAAAACACAAGTATAATACATGTTTTTATTGATATAGTTTTGCCTTGAAGCTAGACATGAAACGCCATCATGGTTGATTTTCACGTGAAAATTATAGGcggttggatttttttttctctccgaTTAATTTTCAATTGGTGTAGTAGGTTTAAGAGCGAGGATAAGAATTTTAGAATTACATCTGCTATGTTCATATGTATGAAAGAATACAATGACATCGTCTTCACTCATTTACACCTAGATGTGTCCCTATAGGTTGGTCCAGTTAGTATATGCATAAGTATTTGttcaaatagattttgaaattatcatCAACGGATATAAAATACCCTCTTCttcattaattaattagataCCTGACAAAGGCCTACTGTGTATGCCTCCTCATATTTACACAGATTTTCGATCAAAGAGACCAAATTATTATCAACTGTGTATCCTCAGTTGCGATGATACGTGAGCATTTTATTTGGAGGAAAAAATTAATTGCAATTTTATCGTGATGAATGATTTGTGAAGGTAGTCCAACTTTAACTTCAAGACTAATCAGACTAATCGAGTGTGTAAATTAAATATCTAAACATCTGGATTATATACATATAAAAGCATGAACGCAAGGCAACACGTCTCTTGTGCATTATCTTAATGTTCCACATGCAGAAATTAAAGGACGCCGTCCCCTGTTTAATTATCGTAATGTTCCACATGCAGAAAGGACGTCGTTCACTGATTTTAAATAGGTGGCCAGGCCTCTTCGCTCAATTCACAGCACCAGCAGTTTCCAATTGAGTAATCAAAGTCAGTTCTCTAGCTAGCTAGTAATCAGTTGAGCATGGAGAGAAATGGTGGTGCTGCTGCAACGGCCACGCCCTCATGGGAGGAGCTCCTCGGATCCAACAATTGGTCCGGCCTCCTGTCCCCGCTCGACGAAGCCCTCCGCGATCACCTCCTCCGGTGTGGCAGCTTCTGCCAGATCGCCGGAGACTCCTTCATTTCCGATAGTCAGTCCAATAACGTCGGCAAGTGCCGCTACTCTCCTGCCAGCATCCTCCGCCAACTTTTCTTCAAGGAAACCGCGGATTACGTAGTCGACGTACTGTCCAACGTCGACGGCTACCTCTACACCACCATAGTCCTAGAGACCAACTGGATGGGCTACGTCGCCGTCTCCAGCGACGACCTCTACGAAAGAACTGGCCGCCGTGAGATCTACGTCGCGTGGCGCGGTACGAGCCGGCCGCTGGAATGGTTGGTGGACTTGGACATTTCTCTCGTGCCATTCGGCGGCGAGGGCGATGTTAAGATCATGAAAGGCTGGAGAGACATCTACACCACGAAAAATATAATCGAACAGATTCCCAGCGCACAGGAGAAGTTAAAAGCTGTGATAAAAGAGTACGTGGATTTGTACAAAGATCAGAATCCGTCCATCATCTGCGTCGGTCACAGCCTCGGCGGCTCCCTCGCCATAGTCAGCGCTTTTGATATAGCGAACAGCGGACTGTCCGAGATCAACGGCAATGATCATATTCAGGTATGCGCTGTGGCGTTCGATGCCCCCAGAGTCGGGAACCAGGCGTTCAATGACGCCTTGGAGAAACTACCGAAGACAAAAGTTTTAAGAATCAACAATATTAAGGACATTGTCGCCTATTGGCCGCCGTGTGATGGCTACGTCGACACCGGTAAAATTTTGCACATTAATTCTGAGGAATCAACGTTCTTGAAGAGTAAGGGAGACTACGAAGGAGATCAACTGCTTGCGAAAATAGCTCAGTGGCACGCGCTGCAAGTGATTCTACACACCGTGACCGGCTGGAGCACAGAATTCGACAACGACTCCAAGCTTGTGAAGGCGAGACTGCCGCTGGTGAACAGGTCAGCGGGGCATTTGAAGGCTGAGCAGAGAGTGCTCGAGGGGTGGTGGGTAgagaaaaacaaagggatggcATACGATAAGGAAAAGGACATATGGTACGAGAGACCGGTGCAGTGGAACGAATAGTCGAGCCAATAACAGGTGGCCAGCCGATCGGTGGTTGATCGGCGGCTAGTTCATAATTAAGTGTTTATGTTCTCTTGTGCTATCTATCTAGCTATCTGGCTTGGTTATGGTGATATGGAATAAAGCATCTGCGCGGAGGCATGCTTATACGTATGTAGATCTGCATGTGTGTATTGTTCtgtattgtattgtattgtattgtatttatCCACCTATCCTCTTTAGTGCATGACAGTAAATACATCAACACATATATATCTCAATGGTAATTCAGTGTCGtacataattttgataaatcggTGAGTTCAACTAGTATATATAAAGAggatattttatagaattttttatatacaaaatatttttatactagtTAGATTTGAATAAATTTTATATTGAAATCAAGGACTAAGGGCTGAGATCAAATTCACTCTACTATACTTTCATTTGCGTCTATTTAATTCTTTCTTCAATAAAAAACACAAAcacatgcatgtttttattgatgATGTAGTTTTGCCTTGTAGGTAGATGAAACACTATAATTGTTAATTTTCACGTGAAATTTATAAATAGttgatttttttctctctttgatAAAGAGATAGTCAGACTCATGTCTATTGTTTTGACTTATTCACACGATTATACATATTATTCCTGCCGATTATTACAACTGGTGTAGATTTTTGGGTGAAGATAAGAATTTAGTGTTAGGAGCTAAGTTAAATGGTTTTATTCGCTTTTTAGATGATAATTTATAGTAGAAATTTAAGGTGAAGATTCTATAATACAGATACCTTCGATTTATTTAGTTTTTGATCCACACCATGACACAATTTCACTATGAACATACTTCTTCTAGAAAACTTTTTGGAGATGGAGAATCCTCGTGTAATCTTGAACGCGAGAAATACaacaaaaatataagtaaaattGAAAGTAAATACTTTATAATGAGATATTACTTGGTTTGCTATCTTGTCGTAGAAATAGCTCTTGATCGGTGGGAAATGAAGCAACACTTTTTTTTCAACGTCTCAAGAATTGACTGCGAAAAACCTAGACGAGCTCCTCTTTTATATGAACAATGTTCGAATTATTTTTCGCCTCTTAATCGATTAGGTTTTCCCTTAATAGATTGCCACGTCAGTCGATAGTTCATCAACCTacagaataatttttttaaaaccctaatcgattggtgagtcataccaatTGATTCGATAGCTTCTAATCAAGTGTTCCAATTGATTCAGAAGCTTTCTCTTCGTTAGAGAAAGCAGCCTAATCGATTTCCAATATCACTGTACTTTTGAAACAAAGGCCCCAATCAATTAGCCCAATTGATTGGGAAAGGTTGAATCAATTGTCTCAATCAATTCACTAAGTCTATGTTTTCTCACGACAAAGGTCTCAATCGATTAGCCCAATCGATCATGAAAGACTGAATCAATTGCCTCAATTATTCCGACCCTCACTGTGTTTTCGTAAAATACTCTCAATCGATTAGACACTCTACCTAATAGAGTTTAGGGTTCCTTTACCTAATCCCGAAGTCAGTCGTGACTCATTGGGACTTTGTGTTACCTAGTATCCAATCAATCTTAACTTGCTAGGACTTTTTCATTACCTAACCCTATTAGGATTTTTGATCATCAAGTACGATCCTTtttaattgatttgaattttCCTTTTGTCTGACCTCCAATCAGTACTAGTACTTCTAATTATGTTAACATAGAACATGAACCAATTAGTACCCACGTGAGCGACCAATTTAAACACCACTCGTATATATCAAGGCGCCTCAAGTGATTTGATGCTCCTCGACCAATTCTTTTAAGCTCTCTCCCAATtatgttaataaaattttatagtattaagtataaaaataatttttacattaATTTTGTTTTATTCATAGCCCAATATTATTGGCCTATGACAAACAAATAGATTACAACAGCATGAATAAATCACGGGGTAAATCGCCCGGAGGGTCCTGGATCCGCCACTGTAGGTATATCAGCTATATGGGTCTGCGCTACGCAATGGGATCAAAA is drawn from Zingiber officinale cultivar Zhangliang chromosome 1B, Zo_v1.1, whole genome shotgun sequence and contains these coding sequences:
- the LOC122041820 gene encoding phospholipase A1-II 5-like, with amino-acid sequence MERNGGAAATATPSWEELLGSNNWSGLLSPLDEALRDHLLRCGSFCQIAGDSFISDSQSNNVGKCRYSPASILRQLFFKETADYVVDVLSNVDGYLYTTIVLETNWMGYVAVSSDDLYERTGRREIYVAWRGTSRPLEWLVDLDISLVPFGGEGDVKIMKGWRDIYTTKNIIEQIPSAQEKLKAVIKEYVDLYKDQNPSIICVGHSLGGSLAIVSAFDIANSGLSEINGNDHIQVCAVAFDAPRVGNQAFNDALEKLPKTKVLRINNIKDIVAYWPPCDGYVDTGKILHINSEESTFLKSKGDYEGDQLLAKIAQWHALQVILHTVTGWSTEFDNDSKLVKARLPLVNRSAGHLKAEQRVLEGWWVEKNKGMAYDKEKDIWYERPVQWNE